In Deinococcus psychrotolerans, a genomic segment contains:
- a CDS encoding MliC family protein encodes MKRVLLAVLGLCSSWAVAGGGGQPPAPHASPRTVPVLIFNFTPGNETTNGPFLCADGQAVFAQVLPDALRLTRRGEVFVLPKLTKPDQYGQDGVSWVKTGQDSAELTLGRTQPVGCRAPQSGAELAQRFKAGAAQLYRCAGESELWVIPFRNDMLKMVVVVSQSHSGQAPVTTTLLPQVRSASGIKYQSSQWTWLTNGREGRLEWQGKVAAQQCQTEIK; translated from the coding sequence ATGAAGCGCGTACTTCTGGCCGTTTTGGGATTGTGTTCAAGCTGGGCGGTGGCCGGCGGAGGGGGACAGCCGCCGGCACCTCACGCTTCCCCGCGCACCGTGCCGGTCTTGATCTTCAACTTCACGCCGGGTAACGAGACCACCAACGGCCCCTTTCTGTGCGCGGACGGTCAGGCTGTTTTCGCACAAGTCCTTCCCGACGCCCTGCGCCTGACCCGGCGCGGTGAGGTCTTTGTCTTGCCCAAACTCACCAAGCCCGACCAGTACGGCCAAGACGGCGTTTCGTGGGTCAAAACGGGGCAGGACTCGGCAGAGCTGACGCTGGGACGCACCCAGCCGGTTGGGTGCCGTGCGCCGCAGTCGGGTGCCGAGTTGGCCCAGCGCTTCAAAGCGGGCGCGGCTCAGCTGTATCGGTGCGCGGGAGAGAGCGAGCTATGGGTGATTCCCTTCCGGAATGACATGCTGAAGATGGTGGTCGTGGTCAGCCAAAGTCACAGCGGTCAAGCGCCCGTGACCACCACCCTGCTGCCGCAGGTGCGCTCGGCCAGCGGGATCAAGTACCAGAGCAGCCAGTGGACTTGGCTGACCAACGGGCGAGAAGGCCGGCTGGAGTGGCAAGGCAAAGTGGCCGCTCAGCAGTGCCAGACCGAGATCAAGTGA
- a CDS encoding metal ABC transporter ATP-binding protein, with protein sequence MNSGPLPFPQVTNQQPEARSPLVQVSHLTLSYGSQIALEDASLSIRAGEFTAIIGPNGAGKSSLLKALVGLAAPSSGTITFAPELGRPQTAVAYVPQQQTLDWGFPVTVWDTAMMGRTARLGWGRWPGRADRERVSEALQKAGVYDLKDRHIGALSGGQRQRVLLARMLTRDARLLLLDEPLTGVDAATQERIMALLRVQADEGRAVVMVTHDLEAAAAACDHLVLVNRRVVAQGRPEVVYTPQNVEATFSSSHLGHTHAHA encoded by the coding sequence ATGAACAGCGGCCCGCTTCCCTTTCCGCAAGTCACAAACCAGCAACCAGAAGCGCGCTCTCCCCTCGTTCAGGTCAGCCACCTGACGCTCAGTTACGGCTCCCAAATCGCCCTCGAAGACGCCAGCCTGAGCATTCGGGCAGGCGAGTTCACCGCCATCATCGGGCCAAACGGAGCGGGCAAGAGCAGCCTGCTCAAGGCGCTGGTGGGCCTCGCCGCGCCGAGTTCGGGCACCATTACTTTTGCGCCGGAGTTGGGCCGCCCGCAAACTGCCGTCGCTTACGTGCCGCAGCAGCAAACGCTGGACTGGGGCTTTCCGGTAACGGTCTGGGACACCGCCATGATGGGCCGCACCGCCCGGTTGGGCTGGGGCCGCTGGCCGGGCCGCGCCGACCGCGAGCGGGTGAGTGAGGCGCTGCAAAAGGCGGGCGTCTACGATCTTAAAGACCGGCACATCGGGGCGCTGTCGGGCGGGCAGCGCCAAAGGGTTTTGCTGGCGAGAATGCTGACCCGCGACGCCCGTTTGCTGCTGCTTGACGAGCCGCTGACCGGCGTGGACGCCGCGACGCAAGAACGGATCATGGCGCTGCTGAGGGTGCAGGCCGACGAAGGCCGCGCCGTGGTGATGGTCACGCACGATTTGGAGGCCGCTGCCGCCGCCTGCGATCACCTGGTGCTGGTCAACCGCCGGGTGGTGGCGCAGGGCAGGCCCGAAGTGGTTTACACTCCGCAGAATGTGGAAGCGACCTTCAGCAGCAGTCATCTGGGACACACCCATGCCCACGCCTAA
- a CDS encoding metal ABC transporter solute-binding protein, Zn/Mn family, which produces MINLRSTLLTSGLAVTLFSGAQAAPLQVSASNTLVADWVGAIGGDRLSINTLIPANADPHEYQPSTRDIAALSSSKTLFVSGAGLEQWLPKLRGAASGVKVVELAKASGVKLRQADGGTDPHMWWNPANVEQFVKLIAATLTQLDPAGKTVYAKNLSAYQQQLTALDAYAKQQFASLPAARRILVTNHDSQGYLADRYGLKIVGNVIPGLSSERQPSAKELAGLVDGIRRSGAPAIFTENTVNPRLAQTISGETGVKIAPPLYTDALGPKGSAGETYLKAFKQNVRVIVGALK; this is translated from the coding sequence GTGATAAACCTCCGCTCGACTCTTTTGACTTCTGGTTTGGCGGTGACGCTGTTCAGTGGCGCTCAGGCTGCGCCCCTGCAAGTCAGCGCCAGCAATACCTTGGTCGCCGATTGGGTGGGGGCCATCGGCGGCGATCGGCTCAGCATCAACACCCTGATTCCGGCCAACGCCGACCCGCACGAGTACCAGCCCAGTACCCGCGACATCGCCGCACTGAGCAGCAGTAAAACCCTGTTTGTCAGCGGAGCGGGCTTGGAACAGTGGCTGCCCAAACTGCGCGGCGCGGCCAGCGGAGTGAAGGTGGTCGAACTCGCCAAAGCCAGCGGCGTCAAGTTGCGGCAAGCCGACGGCGGGACTGACCCGCATATGTGGTGGAATCCGGCGAACGTGGAGCAGTTTGTCAAATTGATCGCCGCCACGCTGACTCAGCTTGATCCGGCGGGCAAAACCGTCTACGCCAAAAACCTGAGCGCTTACCAGCAGCAACTCACCGCGCTGGACGCTTACGCCAAGCAGCAGTTTGCCAGCTTGCCTGCCGCGAGGCGCATCTTGGTGACCAACCACGATTCGCAGGGCTACCTCGCAGACCGGTATGGCCTCAAAATTGTCGGCAACGTCATTCCGGGCCTCAGCAGCGAGCGCCAGCCCAGCGCCAAGGAACTTGCTGGACTGGTGGACGGCATCCGCAGGAGCGGCGCACCGGCCATCTTCACCGAAAACACCGTCAATCCGCGCCTGGCCCAGACCATCAGCGGGGAAACCGGCGTCAAAATTGCCCCGCCGCTGTATACCGACGCGCTGGGGCCAAAAGGCAGCGCGGGCGAAACCTATTTGAAGGCGTTCAAGCAAAATGTCAGGGTGATTGTGGGGGCTTTGAAGTGA
- a CDS encoding Fur family transcriptional regulator, translating into MSAAPASSLPPRGTRQREVIGRLLQAAEGPLDVPELHRRALGELPKLGVATVYRTLKLLQEQGAAHMVTLDGENLYEASGRGHHHHFSCRACQRVFTLHTCPVALPAGTIYPGGFVVEAHEVTLYGVCPECAKNSL; encoded by the coding sequence ATGAGTGCCGCGCCCGCTTCCTCCCTCCCCCCGCGTGGTACCCGTCAACGCGAGGTGATTGGCCGCTTGCTGCAGGCCGCCGAAGGCCCGCTGGACGTGCCGGAGCTGCACCGCCGGGCGCTCGGCGAGCTGCCCAAACTCGGCGTCGCCACTGTGTACCGTACCCTTAAGCTGCTGCAAGAACAGGGCGCGGCGCACATGGTCACGCTGGACGGCGAAAACCTGTATGAAGCCAGCGGGCGCGGCCACCACCACCATTTTTCGTGCCGGGCCTGTCAGCGGGTCTTTACCCTGCACACCTGCCCCGTCGCCTTGCCCGCAGGCACGATCTACCCCGGCGGCTTCGTGGTGGAAGCGCATGAAGTGACGCTCTACGGTGTTTGCCCAGAGTGCGCCAAGAACAGCCTTTAG
- a CDS encoding metal ABC transporter permease, protein MDFLEPFHYAFFLRGLLGVALVSVLCAMIGTWVVLRGLSYIGDAMSHAVLPGIVGAFLLRGNLLLGALAAAIITALGIGAVGRRSGLKQDSAIGIVFVGMFALGLVMLSRAPTYTNDLANFLIGNPLGVTASDLWSTLIATLVVGGVLTFIQKELLLVSFDPTEARAVGLPVGRLNNLLLILIGLVVVLTVQLVGTTLSVSLLITSSATARLRSRSLRGMMLAAAVIGALCGTLGLYLSYFLDTAPGPTIVLVNTLTFLLALPFRRKEGL, encoded by the coding sequence ATGGACTTTCTAGAACCCTTCCACTACGCCTTCTTTTTGCGCGGCCTGCTCGGCGTGGCGCTGGTCAGCGTGCTGTGCGCCATGATCGGCACCTGGGTGGTCTTGCGCGGGCTGTCGTACATCGGCGACGCCATGAGCCACGCGGTACTGCCGGGCATCGTGGGCGCGTTTTTGCTGCGGGGCAACTTGCTGCTGGGCGCACTCGCCGCCGCCATCATCACGGCGCTGGGCATTGGCGCGGTCGGGCGCAGAAGCGGCCTCAAACAAGACAGCGCCATCGGGATCGTGTTTGTGGGCATGTTCGCGCTGGGCTTGGTGATGCTCTCGCGTGCGCCAACGTACACCAACGATCTCGCCAATTTCCTGATCGGCAACCCGCTGGGCGTCACGGCCAGCGACTTGTGGAGCACCCTGATTGCCACCTTAGTGGTGGGAGGCGTGCTGACCTTCATTCAAAAAGAACTGCTGCTGGTCAGCTTTGACCCCACCGAAGCGCGGGCGGTGGGCCTGCCGGTGGGTCGGCTGAATAACTTGCTGCTGATTCTGATCGGCCTGGTGGTCGTCCTGACGGTGCAACTGGTCGGCACCACGCTCAGCGTCAGCTTGCTGATTACTTCATCGGCCACCGCCCGCCTGCGTTCGCGCAGTTTGCGCGGCATGATGCTGGCCGCCGCCGTCATTGGCGCACTCTGCGGCACGCTGGGCTTGTATCTGTCGTACTTTTTAGACACCGCGCCGGGGCCGACTATCGTTTTGGTCAATACCTTGACATTTTTGCTGGCCTTGCCATTTCGGAGAAAAGAAGGCCTGTAA
- the dnaG gene encoding DNA primase produces the protein MVGQYVSLTPAGKGRLKGLCPFHNEKTPSFQVDTEQGYYYCFGCKAGGDLFSFVQRTENLSFGDALRKLAEQAGVTVETRYGEKSSRDIYEVNAFALEYFRNSLSGVGLDYFHARGLTEETIAKFELGYAPDGWDGLLSLAKSRGLNERQLLEAGLLSENTQTGRVYDRFRGRVMFPIRDHLSRLVGFGGRVLGDEKPKYLNTPETEAFKKGELLYGLNFARSAAQNASPDGGGELIVVEGYMDVIALHQAGFETAAATLGTALTADHATLLARLDVQKLALMFDRDEAGLKATLSGLDQVVGSKLRVRATRVPSGKDPADAVMAGELHAIRQALASGLDEVHYRVEAAIQKYGVSTTEGKRRILMELLPRMQNLDPFDESAKEMRRLACDPLGLKPEALNDWIANKAKRKTLTDTHLAGMSSQHSGDHELALLRQILLAPALLAKLDGQTPWQNETVKKVMLAARGAKSSEEILEVFRGQPEEQLLIRLLFEGRDPRSHSRANAEQFEQKVGAYAAAAVDDIQSGLSIDSLRTEKDLLARQMASASPEEKRALLTQISELQRAIEAEKRVRRMQA, from the coding sequence GTGGTGGGTCAGTATGTCAGCCTCACCCCTGCCGGGAAGGGAAGATTGAAAGGCCTATGCCCCTTTCACAATGAAAAGACTCCCAGTTTTCAAGTCGACACCGAGCAAGGCTATTATTACTGCTTTGGGTGTAAAGCGGGCGGCGACCTCTTTTCATTCGTGCAGCGTACTGAGAACCTGAGCTTTGGTGACGCGCTCCGCAAACTGGCCGAGCAAGCCGGCGTCACCGTCGAAACGCGTTACGGCGAAAAGTCCAGCCGCGATATTTATGAAGTCAACGCCTTTGCGCTCGAATACTTCCGCAACTCGCTAAGCGGAGTGGGCCTAGATTACTTTCACGCACGCGGCCTGACCGAAGAAACCATCGCCAAATTTGAACTTGGTTACGCCCCCGACGGCTGGGACGGTCTGCTGAGCCTTGCCAAGAGTCGCGGCCTGAATGAGCGGCAACTGCTGGAAGCGGGCCTGCTGTCGGAAAATACCCAGACCGGACGGGTTTACGACCGCTTCCGGGGGCGGGTGATGTTTCCGATTCGCGACCATCTCAGCCGCTTGGTGGGCTTTGGCGGGCGGGTGCTGGGCGACGAAAAGCCCAAGTACCTCAACACGCCGGAAACTGAAGCCTTCAAAAAAGGTGAACTGCTCTACGGCCTCAACTTTGCCCGCAGCGCCGCGCAGAATGCCAGTCCGGACGGCGGCGGCGAACTGATCGTGGTGGAAGGCTACATGGACGTGATCGCGCTGCACCAAGCTGGATTCGAAACGGCGGCAGCGACGCTGGGCACGGCACTCACCGCTGATCACGCCACCTTGCTGGCCCGACTCGACGTTCAAAAACTGGCCCTGATGTTTGACCGCGATGAAGCGGGCCTCAAAGCCACGTTGTCGGGTCTCGATCAGGTGGTGGGCAGCAAACTGAGGGTGCGGGCCACCCGCGTACCCAGTGGCAAAGACCCTGCCGACGCGGTGATGGCTGGAGAGTTGCACGCCATCCGGCAGGCGCTGGCCAGCGGCCTGGACGAAGTGCACTACCGGGTGGAAGCGGCTATTCAGAAGTACGGCGTGAGCACCACTGAGGGCAAACGCCGAATTTTGATGGAACTCTTGCCGAGAATGCAAAACCTCGATCCGTTCGATGAAAGCGCCAAGGAGATGCGGCGGCTGGCCTGCGACCCGCTGGGCCTCAAGCCTGAAGCTTTAAACGACTGGATTGCCAACAAAGCCAAGCGCAAAACCCTGACCGATACCCACTTGGCGGGCATGTCCAGCCAGCACAGCGGCGATCACGAGCTGGCCTTGCTTCGCCAGATTTTGCTGGCCCCGGCGCTGCTTGCCAAGCTGGACGGGCAGACGCCCTGGCAAAACGAAACCGTCAAAAAAGTCATGCTGGCCGCACGCGGAGCCAAGAGCAGCGAGGAGATTTTGGAGGTCTTCAGGGGCCAGCCCGAGGAGCAGCTGCTGATCCGCCTGCTGTTTGAAGGCCGCGACCCACGCTCACACAGCCGCGCCAACGCCGAGCAGTTTGAGCAAAAAGTGGGCGCGTACGCCGCCGCCGCCGTGGACGATATTCAGTCGGGCCTGAGCATCGACTCGCTGCGAACCGAAAAAGACTTGCTGGCGCGGCAGATGGCGAGCGCTTCCCCCGAAGAAAAGCGGGCGCTGCTGACTCAGATTTCAGAGTTGCAGCGGGCCATCGAAGCGGAAAAACGGGTGCGGCGGATGCAGGCCTGA